From Chryseobacterium shandongense, the proteins below share one genomic window:
- a CDS encoding acetyl-CoA C-acyltransferase codes for MKEVFIVSAVRTPMGSFLGSLSAVPATKLGAVAVKGALDKINLDPKLVQEIYMGNVLQAGEGQAPARQVALGAGLSNETPSTTVNKVCASGMKAVTMAAQAIKAGDADVIVAGGMENMSSVPHYYNARNATKLGDVKMQDGMVLDGLTDVYNKVHMGVCAEKCATDYSISREEQDNFAIESYTRAAKAWSEGKFADEVVPVEIPQRKGDPVIFAEDEEYKAVNFDRIPTLPTVFKKEEGTVTAANASTLNDGASALILVSKEKMEELGLKPLAKIVSYADAAQAPEDFTTAPSKALPIALKKAGLELTDIDFFEFNEAFSVVGLANNKILGLDASKVNVNGGAVAIGHPLGSSGSRIIVTLINVLKQNNGKYGAAAICNGGGGASAIVIENI; via the coding sequence ATGAAAGAAGTATTCATTGTTTCCGCAGTAAGAACTCCAATGGGAAGCTTTCTCGGAAGTTTATCAGCTGTTCCGGCTACAAAGCTCGGAGCCGTTGCCGTAAAAGGAGCATTAGATAAAATTAATCTTGATCCGAAACTGGTTCAGGAAATCTATATGGGAAATGTATTGCAGGCTGGAGAAGGACAAGCACCTGCGCGTCAGGTTGCTCTGGGAGCCGGGCTTTCCAACGAAACACCTTCTACTACAGTTAATAAAGTTTGTGCTTCAGGAATGAAGGCTGTGACAATGGCTGCACAAGCGATAAAGGCAGGCGATGCGGATGTAATCGTTGCCGGAGGTATGGAAAATATGTCTTCAGTTCCGCACTATTACAACGCAAGAAACGCCACTAAATTAGGGGATGTAAAAATGCAGGACGGAATGGTTCTGGACGGACTTACAGACGTGTATAATAAGGTTCACATGGGAGTTTGTGCAGAAAAATGTGCAACAGATTACAGCATTTCAAGAGAAGAACAAGATAATTTTGCCATCGAATCTTATACGAGAGCTGCAAAAGCATGGAGCGAAGGAAAATTTGCCGATGAGGTTGTTCCTGTGGAAATTCCGCAAAGAAAAGGAGATCCGGTAATTTTCGCCGAAGATGAAGAATACAAAGCCGTAAATTTTGATAGAATTCCAACGCTTCCTACTGTATTCAAAAAAGAAGAGGGAACAGTAACAGCAGCAAATGCTTCTACGCTTAATGATGGTGCTTCCGCATTGATCCTTGTTTCTAAAGAAAAAATGGAAGAATTAGGCCTTAAACCATTGGCAAAAATCGTTTCTTATGCAGATGCAGCGCAGGCTCCTGAAGATTTCACTACAGCGCCTTCAAAAGCATTGCCGATTGCTCTTAAAAAAGCAGGATTGGAACTTACAGATATCGATTTCTTCGAATTTAATGAGGCTTTCTCTGTAGTAGGTCTTGCCAACAATAAGATCTTAGGATTGGATGCTTCTAAAGTGAATGTAAACGGTGGAGCAGTGGCTATCGGCCACCCGCTGGGAAGTTCAGGGTCTAGAATTATTGTTACGTTAATCAACGTTTTAAAACAGAATAACGGTAAATACGGTGCTGCTGCCATCTGTAACGGTGGAGGTGGTGCTTCAGCAATCGTTATTGAAAATATATAA
- a CDS encoding MFS transporter, with protein MSEIENQETQNIKNNPKIMKAWAVYDWANSVYSLVITSTIFPIYYSILTTAYEKKEYVEETKSWIDVPVRHMITIFGKEYQPDAVYGYSLTISFFIVVLLSPFLSSLADTIGNKKSFLQFFCYLGATSCMGLAMFTGMHNVFLGLLFSITASVGFWGSLVFYNSFLPDIATRDKQDALSAKGYVYGYIGSVVLVIICLVLIQVVAKGDPEKQLLFTRVSFLLTGAWWFGFSQYTFKHLPQFGDVKEKLPKDLVLLNYKNIFKKHEEQGGFFEVLKDNLCFYKDIAKESFNELFKVGKELFKHRNLKFFLSSFFFYSVGMQTIFLMATLFGKSEINLPQDKLIGTLLIIQIEAIIGAVIFSRLSRKIGNKNVISIAVVLWIVACIWAYFLNKENPTVEYQFYGVAAVVGLVMGGLQAMSRSTYSKLLPENSMENTTFFSFYDVLEKIAIIVGTFVFALFIDKYDALRAIFAKIDVMLPSASGMRFAAFSMAIFFFVGLILIRFLKLNTPQKN; from the coding sequence ATGTCTGAAATTGAGAACCAAGAAACTCAGAATATAAAGAATAACCCGAAGATCATGAAAGCCTGGGCCGTGTATGATTGGGCCAATTCAGTATACTCTCTGGTTATTACCTCTACCATTTTCCCGATTTATTATTCTATTCTTACCACAGCTTACGAAAAGAAAGAATATGTAGAAGAAACGAAATCCTGGATCGATGTTCCGGTAAGGCATATGATTACTATTTTTGGAAAAGAATATCAGCCGGATGCCGTATACGGATATTCGCTCACCATTTCTTTCTTCATCGTAGTTTTATTGTCACCGTTTTTATCATCATTGGCAGATACGATCGGAAATAAAAAATCCTTCCTGCAGTTTTTCTGTTATCTCGGAGCAACATCTTGTATGGGATTGGCTATGTTTACCGGAATGCATAATGTTTTCCTCGGGCTTCTGTTCAGCATTACAGCAAGTGTGGGATTTTGGGGAAGCCTAGTATTCTACAATTCCTTCCTGCCGGATATCGCTACACGGGACAAGCAGGATGCTCTTTCTGCGAAAGGATATGTTTATGGATATATTGGTTCAGTAGTCCTGGTTATCATTTGTTTGGTACTGATTCAGGTTGTAGCAAAAGGAGACCCGGAGAAACAGCTGTTGTTCACAAGAGTAAGTTTCTTACTTACTGGAGCATGGTGGTTTGGTTTTTCACAATATACCTTTAAGCATCTGCCTCAATTTGGTGACGTAAAAGAAAAGCTTCCAAAAGATCTTGTATTATTAAATTACAAAAACATATTTAAAAAACATGAAGAGCAAGGCGGGTTTTTCGAAGTGCTGAAAGATAACCTTTGTTTCTATAAAGATATTGCGAAAGAAAGTTTTAATGAACTTTTCAAAGTGGGAAAAGAATTATTTAAACATAGAAATCTGAAATTCTTTCTTTCAAGTTTTTTCTTTTACAGTGTAGGAATGCAGACGATTTTTCTGATGGCAACCTTATTCGGGAAAAGTGAAATCAACCTTCCGCAGGATAAACTGATAGGCACTCTTCTTATTATTCAGATTGAAGCTATTATCGGGGCTGTTATATTCTCAAGATTATCACGGAAAATAGGGAATAAAAATGTAATATCAATTGCTGTTGTTTTATGGATTGTAGCCTGTATCTGGGCATACTTTCTTAATAAAGAAAACCCTACGGTTGAATATCAGTTTTATGGTGTTGCTGCGGTTGTCGGACTTGTAATGGGAGGGCTTCAGGCAATGTCCAGATCTACTTACTCTAAGCTTCTTCCGGAAAATTCAATGGAGAATACTACATTTTTTAGCTTTTATGATGTGCTAGAAAAAATTGCCATTATTGTAGGAACTTTTGTATTTGCATTATTTATTGATAAATATGATGCCTTACGAGCCATCTTTGCTAAAATTGATGTTATGCTTCCTTCTGCCTCCGGGATGAGATTTGCAGCATTTTCAATGGCTATTTTCTTTTTTGTAGGATTAATTCTCATTAGATTTTTGAAACTTAATACACCTCAAAAAAACTAG
- a CDS encoding M12 family metallo-peptidase yields the protein MIKKLLTICILQCAVLGFSQSVRPISAKISEYHAQKKTFEKYDLFTVNNNSEKLAEYKRAATDISVMNVDSRQLKKLVYNKPEYLEVSFPFDGKQITMELYKNEIFTRDFKVTTSKGEIVDYTPGVYYQGIVKGDNQSVVAFSFFDNDVVGVASTLELGNIVVGKAKNSTDFVSYSDSKLTGMNPFICGVDELAENQNQKISFDPNSQKNAGKVMTQNCVRIYYEICYTPFVNNGSDVITTTNWLTAVHNNIATLYNNDDIKIALNEVYVWTTADPYTGTPNANLANFRANRQSFNGDLAHLVNQPSTTSVAYVNSLCTTSRHAYSGASQTYNNVPVYSWTIEAMTHEMGHSLGSPHTHACAWNGNSTAIDGCGTQAGYPEGTCPTGPIPSPSVKGTIMSYCHLLSGVGINFANGFGPQPGALIRNTVDSKSCLGMNCTTACSTTISGLSVSNITQTSANATFNDATSASWKYRLTKFDGTLVASGNISTQSVSFSNLQPATYYLLSVGTDCSAAYQRTQLFMTDGNWCNGAIFTDTGGTTANYGNNQTIVKTFYPSAGALSMTFTEFGLEEDYDFMYIYNGPSTSSPMFANGNGLSGTTLPGTFTSTHPTGAITVRFVSDVEINDIGWKANFSCSVLAVEDLSTKDNTVSIYPNPARNIITISSKEALKSFKIFDEAGRLIQSGSSLKGSKLDVNISSMQTGNYVVTVETEKQKVTKKLIKQ from the coding sequence ATGATAAAAAAGCTACTAACGATCTGCATATTACAATGTGCGGTACTGGGTTTTTCGCAGAGTGTTCGGCCGATTTCGGCGAAAATTTCGGAATACCACGCTCAAAAAAAGACTTTTGAAAAATATGATTTGTTCACAGTCAATAATAACTCAGAAAAACTCGCTGAGTATAAAAGAGCTGCTACAGACATCTCTGTTATGAATGTTGACAGCAGACAACTTAAAAAACTCGTTTACAATAAACCGGAATATCTGGAAGTTTCTTTTCCTTTCGATGGAAAACAGATCACCATGGAACTTTATAAAAATGAGATTTTCACCAGAGATTTCAAAGTCACCACAAGCAAAGGAGAAATAGTTGATTATACGCCAGGGGTGTATTATCAGGGAATCGTAAAAGGTGATAACCAGTCGGTGGTTGCATTCAGCTTTTTTGATAATGATGTTGTGGGAGTTGCATCAACTCTTGAATTAGGAAATATTGTTGTGGGAAAAGCAAAAAACTCAACAGATTTTGTCAGTTACTCAGATTCCAAGCTTACAGGTATGAACCCATTTATCTGCGGCGTAGATGAATTGGCGGAAAATCAAAATCAGAAAATTTCTTTTGACCCGAATTCACAAAAAAATGCAGGTAAGGTAATGACCCAAAACTGTGTGAGAATATATTATGAAATATGTTATACTCCTTTTGTAAATAACGGTTCAGACGTTATCACTACAACCAACTGGCTCACTGCTGTTCATAACAATATTGCGACACTTTACAACAATGATGATATAAAAATAGCGTTGAATGAAGTTTATGTATGGACTACTGCAGATCCTTATACAGGAACTCCAAATGCAAATCTTGCAAACTTCAGAGCAAACAGACAATCTTTTAATGGTGATCTTGCGCACCTGGTAAATCAGCCTTCAACGACAAGTGTTGCGTACGTAAATTCACTTTGTACCACAAGCAGACACGCATATTCAGGAGCTTCTCAAACATATAACAATGTTCCCGTTTACTCGTGGACAATAGAAGCAATGACCCATGAGATGGGACACAGCTTAGGTTCTCCTCATACGCATGCTTGTGCATGGAACGGTAATTCCACAGCAATCGATGGTTGCGGGACGCAGGCGGGTTATCCTGAAGGAACTTGTCCAACAGGGCCTATTCCGTCGCCATCCGTTAAAGGAACAATCATGAGTTATTGTCACCTCCTTTCAGGAGTAGGTATTAATTTTGCCAACGGATTCGGTCCTCAGCCTGGAGCATTGATCAGAAATACGGTAGACTCAAAATCATGTCTGGGGATGAACTGTACTACAGCTTGCAGCACTACTATTTCCGGATTGTCTGTTTCAAATATTACTCAAACTTCAGCAAACGCAACTTTTAATGATGCAACCTCTGCTTCATGGAAGTACAGGCTGACAAAATTTGATGGAACTCTTGTTGCTAGCGGAAATATTTCAACCCAATCTGTAAGTTTCTCAAATCTTCAGCCGGCAACATATTATTTGTTATCCGTAGGTACAGACTGTTCAGCAGCATACCAGAGAACACAACTGTTCATGACTGATGGCAACTGGTGTAATGGAGCGATTTTTACAGATACGGGTGGCACAACGGCAAATTATGGGAACAACCAGACAATCGTAAAAACATTCTATCCGTCTGCAGGAGCTCTGTCCATGACTTTTACGGAATTCGGTCTCGAAGAGGATTATGATTTTATGTATATTTATAACGGACCTTCTACAAGCTCACCGATGTTTGCCAATGGAAATGGTTTATCGGGAACAACTTTGCCGGGAACATTTACTTCTACACATCCTACAGGCGCGATCACAGTAAGATTTGTTTCTGATGTTGAAATAAATGATATCGGTTGGAAAGCAAACTTCTCTTGTTCAGTTCTGGCCGTTGAAGACCTTAGCACCAAAGACAACACTGTAAGCATTTATCCCAATCCCGCCAGAAATATAATTACCATTTCTTCTAAAGAAGCTTTAAAATCATTTAAAATATTTGATGAAGCAGGAAGATTGATACAATCAGGTTCGTCATTAAAAGGAAGTAAGCTCGATGTTAATATATCTTCTATGCAGACCGGAAATTATGTCGTAACAGTGGAAACGGAAAAACAGAAAGTGACGAAAAAATTAATAAAACAATAA
- a CDS encoding mevalonate kinase family protein, giving the protein MTNPLFYAKILLFGEYGIIEDSQGLTLPYSFYKGTLKFSSLDSEFEKKSNEHLKKYAEYLENLKLPETFELNVSKFKDEISSGLFFDSNIPQGYGIGSSGALVAAIFERYSISKHEPENISKDELKNLRHVFGLMESYFHGKSSGIDPLICYMNLPILIESKESVDKVAIPASEAGKGAIFLIDSGMTGETGPMVQIFFEKMKTEGFRKTLKEEFIRYNNACIDAFLKKDMNPFFRNLKKLSHWAYEHFRPMIPESLFNVWKKGLDSNAYYLKLCGSGGGGYILGFTKDYEKAEKMLDGFNKEVIYRF; this is encoded by the coding sequence ATGACAAACCCATTATTTTACGCAAAAATTCTTTTGTTCGGAGAATACGGAATTATTGAAGATTCCCAAGGTTTGACATTACCTTATAGTTTCTATAAAGGTACCCTCAAGTTCTCATCATTAGATTCCGAATTTGAAAAAAAATCTAATGAACATTTAAAAAAATACGCGGAATATCTTGAAAATCTCAAACTTCCTGAAACTTTTGAGCTTAATGTTTCAAAATTTAAAGATGAAATTTCTTCGGGATTATTTTTTGACAGCAATATTCCCCAAGGTTACGGAATCGGAAGTTCTGGTGCCTTGGTTGCAGCTATTTTCGAGCGTTATTCCATTTCCAAACACGAACCTGAAAATATTTCCAAAGACGAATTAAAGAATCTTCGCCACGTTTTTGGTTTAATGGAAAGTTATTTTCATGGTAAAAGCTCTGGAATTGATCCGCTGATTTGTTATATGAACCTCCCGATTTTAATTGAAAGCAAGGAGAGTGTAGATAAAGTGGCAATTCCTGCCAGTGAAGCCGGAAAAGGCGCTATTTTCCTGATTGATTCCGGTATGACCGGTGAAACAGGACCAATGGTTCAGATTTTCTTTGAAAAGATGAAAACGGAAGGTTTTAGAAAAACATTGAAAGAAGAATTTATACGCTATAACAACGCATGTATTGATGCTTTTCTTAAAAAAGATATGAATCCTTTCTTCAGAAATTTAAAAAAACTTTCTCATTGGGCATATGAACATTTCAGACCCATGATTCCGGAAAGCTTATTTAACGTATGGAAAAAAGGCCTTGATTCTAATGCTTATTATTTAAAACTCTGCGGAAGCGGTGGTGGAGGCTACATCTTAGGCTTTACCAAAGATTACGAAAAAGCAGAAAAAATGCTTGACGGCTTCAACAAAGAAGTCATTTACAGATTCTAA
- a CDS encoding UbiA family prenyltransferase: protein MNSEKENFQEKNYTKKSFIYRFSQFVGFLLGARFFVAALLTLALYVSTFFLFNQDESFRKFVFDFKVHGIIFCTVLTILAGGIINQFYDFEKDHIVKPFRTRIQSFIKQKYFLYAYLFLSVISLGVAWMISHNVFIFFIIYQFFMWFYSHKLSRILILNNLTFVSLTLYPFFGMMVYYQTFSKKVLLMAIFLFLVLLCIDIVKDTLTKRVDETFGYTTIPTYFDIKTVNGIIVSLLLITIVVSMKLILRTGIAGFMAYYFAAGMFVFILCIYLIINHSRKNKFFTINILRFWVFAGIIAMLLSGVEGKL, encoded by the coding sequence ATGAATTCTGAAAAAGAAAATTTCCAGGAGAAAAATTATACCAAAAAATCTTTTATTTACAGATTTTCACAATTCGTGGGCTTTCTTTTGGGAGCTCGCTTTTTTGTTGCGGCACTGCTTACTTTAGCCCTGTATGTTTCTACATTTTTTCTCTTTAACCAGGATGAAAGCTTCAGAAAATTTGTCTTTGATTTTAAAGTACACGGTATTATTTTCTGTACCGTTCTAACTATTTTGGCAGGAGGTATTATTAACCAGTTTTATGATTTTGAAAAAGATCATATTGTAAAACCTTTCAGGACAAGAATTCAAAGCTTTATCAAGCAGAAGTATTTTTTGTATGCCTATCTTTTTTTAAGCGTGATTTCTCTGGGAGTTGCATGGATGATTTCTCACAATGTATTTATTTTTTTTATTATCTACCAATTTTTCATGTGGTTTTACAGCCATAAACTGAGTCGTATTTTAATTCTTAACAACCTTACTTTTGTAAGCCTTACATTGTATCCTTTTTTTGGAATGATGGTTTATTATCAAACCTTTTCAAAGAAAGTTCTTTTAATGGCCATATTTCTTTTCCTTGTTTTATTATGTATTGACATTGTGAAAGATACATTGACAAAAAGGGTAGATGAAACATTCGGTTATACAACAATTCCTACGTACTTTGATATTAAAACGGTAAATGGAATTATAGTCTCCCTGCTTCTCATTACCATAGTTGTTTCTATGAAGTTAATCTTGCGGACAGGAATTGCCGGTTTTATGGCGTATTATTTTGCGGCTGGCATGTTTGTTTTTATTCTCTGTATTTATCTCATTATCAATCATTCACGGAAAAATAAATTCTTCACGATCAATATTTTAAGATTTTGGGTTTTCGCCGGAATTATAGCAATGCTCCTGAGTGGAGTGGAAGGCAAATTGTAG
- a CDS encoding proline dehydrogenase family protein: protein MPIFNDTKIAFADKSDAQLRKAYWMFKMIEQPSLTKVGTSLLNFTVHNNFPFVTGIVKNTLFEQFCGGETREESMKVVKQLFKRGVGSIFDYSIEGKEDEETFDAVCKEIKDIVRFSVGNPAIPFIVFKPTAFGRIDLYEAVGKNNELTSSQKEEWERVVKRFDEVCKLCHENDKKVMVDAEETWMQDAADKLCEEMMEKYNQEKPIVWNTIQMYRTGRLEYMEEHLERAREKGYFIGYKIVRGAYMEKERARAAEKGYPDPIQPTKEASDKNYNAGIDFVMNHLDKVSAFFGTHNEISSELVMDKMKAKNLENENSHVYFGQLYGMSDNITFYLSDKGYNVAKYLPYGPVKDVVPYLTRRAQENTSVAGQTGRELGLIKKELERRKSNR from the coding sequence ATGCCCATTTTCAACGATACTAAAATCGCATTTGCGGATAAATCTGATGCACAATTAAGAAAAGCGTATTGGATGTTTAAGATGATTGAGCAGCCTTCACTCACCAAAGTAGGAACTTCTCTTCTAAATTTTACCGTTCACAACAATTTTCCTTTCGTAACCGGAATAGTAAAAAATACTTTATTTGAACAGTTCTGCGGCGGTGAAACCCGCGAAGAAAGTATGAAAGTGGTAAAACAGCTTTTCAAAAGAGGTGTTGGTAGTATTTTCGACTATTCTATTGAGGGTAAGGAAGATGAGGAAACTTTTGATGCGGTGTGTAAAGAAATTAAAGATATCGTACGATTTTCTGTGGGAAATCCAGCCATTCCTTTTATTGTATTTAAGCCTACTGCCTTTGGCCGAATTGATTTATACGAGGCGGTTGGAAAGAATAATGAACTTACTTCAAGTCAGAAAGAAGAATGGGAAAGGGTAGTGAAAAGATTTGATGAAGTATGTAAATTATGTCATGAAAATGACAAAAAAGTTATGGTAGATGCTGAGGAAACCTGGATGCAGGATGCTGCAGACAAACTTTGCGAGGAAATGATGGAGAAATACAATCAGGAAAAACCTATTGTCTGGAACACCATTCAAATGTACCGTACCGGAAGGCTTGAATATATGGAGGAACATCTAGAGAGAGCAAGGGAGAAAGGATATTTTATCGGTTACAAGATTGTTCGCGGTGCTTATATGGAAAAAGAAAGAGCAAGAGCTGCGGAGAAGGGATATCCGGATCCTATTCAGCCGACTAAAGAAGCTTCTGATAAAAATTATAATGCAGGAATTGATTTTGTAATGAATCACCTGGATAAAGTTTCAGCTTTTTTCGGCACGCATAATGAAATTTCTTCGGAACTCGTGATGGACAAAATGAAAGCTAAAAACCTTGAAAATGAAAACAGTCATGTGTATTTCGGGCAGCTTTACGGCATGAGTGATAATATTACATTCTACCTGTCGGATAAAGGTTATAATGTTGCTAAATATCTTCCGTACGGCCCGGTAAAAGATGTCGTGCCTTATCTCACAAGAAGAGCTCAGGAAAATACTTCGGTGGCAGGACAAACAGGAAGGGAGCTTGGCCTTATTAAAAAAGAATTGGAAAGAAGAAAAAGCAACAGATAG
- a CDS encoding helix-turn-helix transcriptional regulator — MSLNERISKVIEYSGLTPSEFADEIDVQRSSISHVTSGRNKPSLEFIIKIKSRFPEILWDWLVTGEGQMLKSELPEVPKIEPAIADSSEEEKSKPTSLPDLFTMMNEDEDFGAEESEMESPKEVVRESFTAPQSKAKEKIDDSQRLENFIPINSVQSTENKGVAIKRIVIFYENGKFESFEP; from the coding sequence ATGAGTTTAAATGAAAGAATTTCCAAGGTTATTGAATATTCCGGGTTAACTCCCTCTGAGTTTGCTGACGAAATTGATGTGCAGCGTTCTTCTATTTCGCATGTTACTTCCGGAAGAAATAAACCGTCTTTGGAATTCATTATTAAGATAAAATCCCGCTTTCCTGAAATTCTGTGGGACTGGCTTGTAACCGGTGAAGGTCAAATGCTGAAATCCGAATTGCCCGAAGTTCCCAAAATAGAACCTGCAATTGCGGACAGTAGTGAAGAGGAAAAATCTAAGCCAACTTCTCTTCCCGATCTTTTTACGATGATGAATGAAGATGAAGATTTTGGTGCCGAGGAAAGTGAAATGGAGAGTCCGAAAGAAGTTGTGCGAGAATCTTTTACAGCACCCCAAAGTAAAGCTAAAGAAAAAATAGACGATTCTCAGCGATTAGAAAATTTCATTCCCATCAACAGTGTACAATCTACTGAAAATAAAGGAGTTGCCATAAAGCGTATTGTTATCTTTTATGAAAATGGAAAATTTGAAAGTTTTGAGCCTTAA
- a CDS encoding M14 family zinc carboxypeptidase, with the protein MSFEQLYQQNPNFPNRYISPEKLFSYLQTNLSEYIHQAGTSYLGKPIYILTIGNGGINVLAWSQMHGNESNATHAMLDLLTTLDNAPELKDELFSKIQLDFIFMLNPDGSEKWTRLNASDIDLNRDFHNEASKEIKVLKEAVSTKKYDYALNLHEQRTIFTTDGIHPATLSFLAPSESVERAVTENRKKCMAVIAGIYNHLKELIPNQIGRYSDEFYPASTGDNFIKAGMPTILFEGGHFIDDYTRKETRKYYTIALFYALKAMTELNSGTEGWEGYLEIPENKETHYDIIYRNVKLNTDHECVLDIAVQYRELKEEGIDEISFIPFVMEVGDVKQRKGWKEIDCTNKKFICPTKYPKLDAEVNFIIED; encoded by the coding sequence ATGAGTTTTGAACAGCTTTATCAGCAAAATCCCAATTTTCCCAATCGTTATATTTCCCCTGAAAAATTATTTTCTTACCTACAGACGAATCTCAGCGAATATATTCATCAGGCCGGAACGTCTTATTTGGGAAAACCTATTTACATTCTAACAATTGGAAATGGAGGAATTAATGTTCTTGCCTGGTCACAGATGCACGGAAATGAATCGAATGCAACTCACGCCATGCTTGATTTATTAACTACATTAGATAATGCGCCAGAACTAAAAGATGAGCTATTCAGTAAAATACAACTGGATTTTATATTCATGCTGAATCCGGACGGTTCAGAAAAGTGGACAAGACTGAATGCTTCGGATATTGATCTGAACAGAGATTTTCATAATGAAGCCAGCAAGGAAATCAAAGTTTTAAAAGAAGCTGTTTCCACAAAAAAATATGATTATGCGCTGAATCTTCATGAGCAAAGAACAATTTTTACTACAGACGGAATTCATCCTGCTACTCTTTCATTCCTGGCTCCGTCGGAAAGTGTAGAACGCGCTGTTACCGAAAACAGAAAGAAATGCATGGCAGTAATAGCCGGTATTTACAACCATTTAAAAGAATTGATCCCCAACCAGATCGGCAGATATTCTGATGAATTTTACCCTGCTTCTACCGGAGATAACTTTATAAAAGCCGGAATGCCTACAATTTTGTTTGAAGGCGGCCATTTTATTGATGATTACACAAGAAAAGAAACGCGTAAATATTATACTATTGCTCTTTTTTATGCGCTAAAAGCAATGACCGAGCTGAATTCTGGAACAGAAGGATGGGAAGGCTATCTTGAAATTCCGGAAAATAAGGAAACGCACTATGATATCATCTACCGGAACGTAAAGTTAAATACGGATCATGAATGTGTGCTGGATATCGCTGTGCAGTACCGGGAACTGAAAGAAGAAGGAATAGATGAAATTTCTTTTATTCCGTTTGTGATGGAGGTGGGAGATGTGAAGCAGCGCAAAGGATGGAAGGAAATAGACTGTACAAACAAAAAATTTATTTGCCCAACTAAATATCCTAAGCTGGATGCCGAAGTGAATTTTATTATAGAGGATTAA
- a CDS encoding DUF4920 domain-containing protein — MKFKSLLFAVAVSVSTLAFAQESKKSGPPAGNAVVGDVYGGGVASNAESKAISVDKLSKKLKKSDKKVENVAVKGKVTDVCDKKGCWLTIQTEDNSQFFVKMKDYGFFVPTALKGKNVVLEGTAERKVTSVDEQKHYAEDAKKPQSEIDAITTPKEEIRFVANGIKVVN, encoded by the coding sequence ATGAAATTTAAATCATTATTATTTGCAGTTGCAGTAAGTGTTTCTACTTTAGCTTTCGCACAGGAATCAAAAAAATCCGGTCCTCCGGCAGGAAATGCTGTTGTAGGTGACGTATATGGCGGTGGGGTTGCTTCCAATGCAGAGTCTAAAGCAATATCTGTAGATAAATTAAGTAAAAAATTAAAGAAAAGCGACAAAAAAGTTGAAAACGTTGCCGTAAAAGGTAAAGTAACCGATGTTTGTGATAAAAAAGGATGTTGGCTGACTATCCAGACGGAAGATAATTCCCAGTTTTTCGTAAAAATGAAAGATTACGGATTTTTTGTACCGACTGCCTTAAAAGGCAAAAATGTAGTGCTTGAAGGTACTGCTGAAAGAAAAGTAACTTCTGTAGACGAGCAAAAACATTATGCAGAAGATGCTAAAAAGCCGCAATCCGAAATTGATGCCATTACAACTCCGAAAGAAGAGATCAGGTTTGTAGCTAACGGAATTAAGGTAGTTAACTAA